A genomic segment from Corylus avellana chromosome ca5, CavTom2PMs-1.0 encodes:
- the LOC132182389 gene encoding uncharacterized protein LOC132182389, whose product MGGVELVLPKEYGYVAIVLVFYCFLNLWMGAQVGKARKQFKVPYPTLYASESENKDAKLFNCVQRGHQNSLEMMPMFFMLMILGGMRHPCTCAALGLVYTVSRYFYFKGYATGDPQKRLTLGKYGFLALMGLMVSTLSFGVRLLL is encoded by the exons ATGGGCGGAGTGGAATTGGTGCTGCCTAAGGAATACGGCTATGTGGCCATTGTTCTCGTTTTCTACTGCTTTCTCAACTTGTGGATGGGTGCCCAAGTTGGCAAAGCCCGCAAACA GTTCAAGGTGCCATATCCAACCCTCTACGCTTCAGAATCTGAAAACAAAGATGCAAAGCTCTTCAACTGTGTTCAG AGAGGGCATCAGAACTCGCTGGAGATGATGCCCATGTTTTTCATGCTGATGATACTAGGAGGGATGAGACATCCTTGCACGTGCGCTGCGCTTGGTTTGGTTTACACAGTGAGCCGATATTTCTACTTCAAAGGCTACGCCACAGGCGATCCCCAGAAGCGTCTCACTTTAGGGAAATATGGCTTCTTGGCTTTGATGGGGCTCATGGTCTCCACTCTTTCATTCGGGGTCAGACTGCTTCTTTAA